The following are encoded in a window of Impatiens glandulifera chromosome 5, dImpGla2.1, whole genome shotgun sequence genomic DNA:
- the LOC124940437 gene encoding hydroquinone glucosyltransferase-like, translating to MAIIPHLVMAPSVGMGHLIPQVEIAKRLVQLHGFSVTFLIPGDGPPSTSQKAFLDSLPEKMDHILLPPVNLDDLPPETKIESRICLINSRSQTHLKDALQTLIVEKPVVALITDLFGTECFYIAEELMIPAYLFFPSTAMVLSLFLYLPQLDRDVECEYKDMGELVRIPGCIPIHGSVLLDPFQDRKDDVYKHFLEQAKRYRMARGILVNSFEELESGALKALCESEPGKPPVYPVGPLIKIGSSIWKDDKTGCLNFLESQPDKSVLFVSFGSGGTLNYTEFIELALGLELSGERFIWVIRCPDETSDAAYLGGGSQDDPLSFLPVGYLDRIKGRGFLLPAWAPQAEILEHRSTGGFLTHCGWNSILESVAKGVPMIACPLYAEQKMNLITVTNAVKVGLGLRVIEKEEIGRVVKSLMEGEEGKEARVRVEELKESTLKALGLEGSSAKALANVAVEWKSYLNLSTNDENVIIK from the coding sequence aTGGCCATAATCCCTCACTTAGTAATGGCGCCTTCTGTAGGAATGGGACATCTCATTCCACAAGTGGAAATCGCAAAACGCCTTGTCCAATTACACGGCTTTTCCGTCACCTTCTTAATTCCCGGCGACGGCCCTCCTTCTACCTCCCAGAAAGCCTTTCTCGACTCCCTACCGGAGAAAATGGATCACATCCTCCTTCCTCCGGTTAACTTGGACGACCTTCCACCGGAAACAAAGATAGAATCCCGAATCTGTCTCATCAATTCCAGATCCCAAACCCATCTCAAAGATGCTCTACAAACATTGATCGTTGAGAAGCCCGTCGTCGCCTTGATCACCGATCTTTTCGGCACCGAATGTTTTTACATCGCTGAGGAATTGATGATTCCGGCGTATCTCTTCTTCCCGTCAACTGCAATGGTTCTTTCTCTGTTCCTCTATTTACCCCAGCTCGACAGGGATGTAGAATGTGAATATAAAGATATGGGTGAACTGGTTCGGATTCCGGGTTGTATCCCGATTCACGGGAGTGTTCTTCTTGACCCGTTTCAGGACCGGAAAGACGATGTTTACAAACATTTTCTCGAGCAGGCTAAGCGGTATAGAATGGCCAGGGGTATTCTTGTAAATTCATTTGAGGAGTTGGAAAGCGGGGCATTGAAGGCTCTTTGTGAATCCGAACCCGGAAAACCACCCGTTTACCCGGTGGGTCCATTGATTAAGATTGGTTCGAGTATTTGGAAAGATGATAAAACGggttgtttgaattttttagaAAGTCAACCTGACAAGTCTGTTTTATTTGTATCTTTTGGAAGTGGAGGAACTTTGAATTACACTGAATTCATAGAGCTGGCATTGGGTTTGGAATTGAGTGGTGAACGGTTTATTTGGGTTATTCGTTGCCCTGATGAAACGAGCGACGCGGCTTACTTGGGTGGGGGAAGCCAAGACGACCCATTGTCATTCCTACCGGTTGGATACTTAGACCGGATTAAGGGTCGCGGGTTTCTGCTACCCGCATGGGCTCCCCAAGCCGAGATCTTGGAACATAGATCCACGGGTGGTTTCTTGACTCATTGTGGGTGGAATTCGATTCTCGAGAGCGTGGCAAAAGGAGTGCCGATGATCGCTTGCCCGCTCTACGCCGAGCAAAAGATGAACTTGATCACGGTGACAAATGCTGTAAAGGTGGGGTTGGGGTTGAGAGTTATTGAGAAAGAGGAGATTGGTCGAGTCGTGAAAAGTTTAATGGAAGGGGAAGAAGGGAAAGAGGCTAGGGTTCGAGTGGAGGAGCTTAAGGAATCCACTTTGAAGGCTCTAGGTCTAGAGGGCTCGTCGGCTAAAGCACTTGCGAATGTTGCGGTTGAATGGAAAAGTTATCTCAACTTGTCAACTAATGATGAGAATGTTATTATTAAGTGA